Genomic DNA from Arthrobacter sp. B1I2:
GTCCTGCCGCGTGGACACCATCCTGGCCAGCCGCATCTTTGCCAGATGCTGCGAAACGGCCGCAGGGGACTTGCCCACCACGTCCGCCAGGGCTCCCACGGCCATCTCGCCATCACGGAGCGCCAGGATGATCCGCACCCTGGTGGCATCCGCCAGCATGGCGAAAACCTCCACGGCCAACTCCACGTACTGGCTGTCCGCTCCAAGCGGGCAACCACTATTATCTGCATTCATGCGCATATAGTGTCACAGCATCGGCCGCTCCGCATGTTTGGCAACCGTCGGCGTGGTCCACCAAAGGCTGCCGGAGCGGAGGTGCGCCCCTAGAGTAGGAGTTGCAGGGCCCGGCGCTCCGCCGGACCGCTTCGATCTGATCAGTCTCGAAAGGAATCTGCCTCCATGGCTTTCATCACCGTAGGTACTGAGAACAGCACTGACGTCGAGCTCTACTACGAGGACCACGGCTCCGGCCAGCCCGTCGTGCTGATCCATGGCTACCCGCTGGACGGATCCTCCTGGGAAAAGCAGACCGCGGCCCTGCTGGACGCCGGCTACCGGGTCATCACCTATGACCGCCGTGGCTTCGGCAAGTCCAGCAAAACTGCTGAAGGCTACGACTACGACACTTTCGCGGCGGACCTCAACACCCTGCTCACCACCCTGGACCTGAACGACGTGGTGCTGGTGGGCTTCTCCATGGGTACCGGCGAGGTGGGCCGCTACCTTGGCACCTACGGTTCCGCCCGGGTAGCCCGGGCCGCGTTCCTCGGTTCCCTGGAGCCGTTCCTGCTCAAGACCGATGACAACCCCGACGGTGTCCCGCAGGACGTATTCGACGGGCTCAAGGAAGCGGTCACGGCCGACCCCTACGCGTTCCTGGCAGGCTTTTTCAAGAACTTCTACAACTCCGATACCTTCCTGGGCACCCCGCGCCTGAGCCAGGAAGCCGTCAATGCCAGCTGGAACGTGGCCGCCGGAGCGGGGGCCACCGCCTTGGTGGCCGCCCAGGCCACCTGGCTCACGGACTTCCGGCAGGACATTCCCAAGATCGATGTTCCGGCCCTGATCGTGCACGGCACCGCCGACAACATCCTTCCCATCGATTCCACCGGCCGGCTGTTCGCAAAGGCCCTGCCGGACGCGGAGTACGTGGAAATCGAGAGCGCCCCGCACGGCCTGCTGTGGACGCATGCCGCCGAGGTCAATGAGGCCCTGCTCGGCTTCCTGTCAAAGTAGGACCCGGACACGTCCGACGGCGGCAGGCGCCGCCGCCGGACGTGCCAGGAAACCGGGGGTCACCCACGCGGTCCACCACCACCGCCCGGGCCCTGCGCCGCGGTGTACTGGCCTGCCGTCACCGTCCCCACTTGCGTGGCCCCGTCCAGGCTGCCACCGCCGAGGCCCGCGGCCGCGGTGGCCGTGCCGCCGGTGTATACGGTGTACTGCTGGCCCTTGATGATGTCCGGCGAGGAGAACACCAGCGAGGCTGCGGCCTTGGTGGTGGTGAAGGCCGCCACCACCTTGCCGGCGGAATCGGCAAGCTGGATCACGGTCCCGGCCGGAACCGACGAGCCAAGGGTCACCTGGACACCGGACTGTGTGGAGGAATCACTGGGGGTCACCACCATGCCCGAACTGCCGGCGGCGGCAATGGTTCCGCCCGTCACGGCCAGCTCGCCGTTGACATCAAGGGCGCCGTTGTTGTTGCCGGTGGGGCCGTTGACCATAACGGTGCCGCCCGAGATGCTGGCGTTGCCATTGGAGTCGAGGCCGTCGCCCTGCGCGTTGATCGTCAGGACGCCCCCGGTGACGTCCACGCTGTAGTCGCCCACTTCCATGCCTCCGCCGCCCATGCCGCCACCGCTGGAGGAGGAAGAACCGCCCGAGGCGTTCACGCCGTCGTCGTTGGAAGTGACGGTGGTGGTGCCGCCGGACACCACGATGTGCTGGGCCTCCAGGCCCTCCTCGGACTTCGCCACAGTTGTGGTGCCGCCGGCTATGGTCAGCGTGTTGTAGGCCTTGACCCCGTCATCCGCGGCGGAGACGTTCAGGGTGCCGCCGTTGACCAGGACCCAGCCGCGGCCTTCATCCTGGTCGTTGTCGGATTTGAAGCCGTCGTCCCCGGCGGTGACCTGGTAGGCGCCGTCCAGTAGGACCGCGTAGTCCTTGCCCACGATTCCGTCGTCGGCCGCCTTTACGGTGACGTTGCCCGACGCGAGGACCAGCCCGTCCTTGGACGAGATGCCGTCGTTGAAGTTGCCCTCCACTGCCAGGGATCCGCTGCCCGCGATGGTCAGGTCAGCCTTGGAGTACAGCGCGGCGTTGGGTGCATCGGTGCCTTGGTCCGCGTAGGTGGAAGCGTCGCTGAGCGAGCTGGTGGTGCAGTCCGCCAGGTAGAGGATGGCCTCGTCGGCGCTCTGGACCACGAACGGCGAGCCGCTGGAGTTCGAGATGCGCGCGCCGTCGAGGATGATGCGGACGGTGTCGCTCTCGCCGGCGGCCACCACAATGCGGCCGTTGGCCAGGGAACCGCTGAGCCTGTAGGTGCCCGCGGCGCTGATGGTGACCGTGTCGCCGTCCACCTTCACGGCGTCCGATCCCGAGGCAACGGTGGCGCCGTCCGCAAGGGTCACGGCCACTTCGCTGGAAGCATCCCAGGTGAGGTCGTCGGCGTCGTAGTGGGTGTCCTCCGCCAGGGTGTCCAGGGTGTCCAGGGCGACGGCGGCAGTAGCGCCGGCTGCAGCGGTGGACGAGGTGCCGCCCACGCTTGAGGCAGTGCCTGCGGTGGTGCTGGGTGTGGAGCAGCCTGCCAGGCCAAGCGAGAGGGCCAGGGCAGCCACGGACAGGGAGGTGCGGAGCTTTTTCATGGAATGTCCTTTGAAGTTTGGGATGAAGGGGTAAGGGCGCGGTGACGTGGGTCAGGCGGCCCGGGGCATGGGCCGGAGTGCCATATGGCGCAGTGTCCGGTTCCAGCGGTTGGCGGGAAGTCCGGGCCGGAGGGCCGCCATTCCGGTAGCGAACTTGGAGATCCGGGAAGGCCTGACACCGGCAGCCCAGAGGTGCCGGTCCAGCGGGCCGGCCGTGGAGCCTGACTTGGTTTCCAGGATGACGGCGCGGTGCAGGACCCAGGACTCGTGGCCGGGGCGCTGCCAGGTCACCTCAGTGTCGATCGTGGCGCGGCTGCCCGACTCCGGCAGGTACAGCGTTGTGCGCCGGTAGCGGGTTTCCAGTACGGGTTCCAGCGGAAGCGCGGGTACCTTAATCCCCGATGCGCCGAACGTTTCCAAGATGTAGGCCAGCCCCTCGGGCGTCAGCCGGGCCCGGTCTTCGAGCCGGGACGGGATGCGTTCCTTGACCGTGGCCTCGCGCGACCCCTCGGTTTTCACCTCCAGGAAGCTCAGCGCGCTGTCCACATAGGTCCTGGTGCGGATCTTGTAGCGGCGGCGCCTGCCGTGTGCGGCCAGCAGGTAACTGTCCAGGTTGGCGGTATCGAAGTACACGGAGTCGTAGGCGAAGCTGCGGGAGCCGTCCATGTCCAGGACGCGCATGCCGGTGCGGACAGAGGCCAGGAGTTGGCCGGCCAGCTCCAACGGAACAATGTACTTCCGGTCTACCCGGGTCTGCAGTGCCGCCTGGGCGTTCAGTTCCTCCAGGCTGACGGGGGGAAGGAAGCGGAGATGGTCGACGGCGGTGCCCACGGCGGCGCTCATGCCGCACCGGTCTGCGCAGCGGCTGGTTCAACGGCGCGGGCTGGTTCAACGGCAGCGGCGGGTGCCGGGGCGGGGGAGGGGGCGGCGTAGGCGGGGGCCGTCAGGGGCGCGGCGGGGAATGCGGCCGGGGCGTAGGCGAACCGCACATCCACGATGGTTTTGTCATTGACCAGGTCCAGTTCGGAGATGGTGGCCGAGTGGACCTTCCCGTGGAGCACCTCTTCCAGCCGGGCGTGAAGTTCGCCGTCTTCGGAAATGGCGCGGTCCAGGATCACCGTCTGGTGCCGGTAGGCCGGCAGCACCCGCGGATGGTCGCCGATGAACATCACCAGCAGGATCAGTCCCATCAGGGACAGCGTCAGCCACAACGGTTCGATGCCCAGTCCGGCGATGAGGCCCAGGGCCAGGGCCGAGAAGTAGTAGGCAACCTCGTGCTGGGCCAGTTCGGTGGAACGGAGCCGGATGATGGACAGGACGCCGAAGAGTCCCAGTCCCAGGCCCAGGCCTGCCGCGGAACCGGAGAGGGCCGTGGCCACGGCCAGGACGCCGACGTTCATCCCCAGGTAGGACACCACCAAGTCGCGGCGGCGGTGCCGGCGCAGGTACAGGGCGAAGGTGAGGATGCTGATGGCCGCGAGGTCCGCGACGATGAAAGGAAGCGAGTTCATGTGAATTTCTCCGGGTGGTGACGGTTGGCTGGTATAGACGATGCCCGGCCAAACTGTGCCGGGGCTGTGCCTGGCCCTAGGCGGAAATATGAGTGCGGGACCGGGAACCGGCTGACAGCTCCATGGCGGCCCCACCCGTGAAAAGGAAGCGCTGCTGTACTGCGAAACTGACCACGAGCAGGGTAATCTCCGCCAGGATCTTTGCAGGCAGGGCCGGCACTGCGATGGCTTCAAAGGCCCGAATGAGCCCGAAGTTCGCGGCCAGCAGTACGGCCGCCAGGCCGAAGTAGCGCACCCCGGCTTTGCGGGGGGATGTGTCCCTGCCGCGCTCAAATACCAGGTGCCGGTTGACCAGGAAGTTCACCGCCGAGCTCACCGCCCTGGCGCCGACTACGGCCAGCAGCAGGGAGTCGATGGCAGCCGTGAGCAGCACGAACACCACGGTGTCCAGCAGGAAGGCCGTAAAGGAGGAGGCAAGGAATTTCAGCAGCGGGGCGTAGATCCGCGCCGAGTCGGCGAGCGGCCGGAAGTGCGAGCCGGAGTTGTGGTCCAGGTAGACCGTGGCGATGGTGACGGACTCGATGGAATAGCCGTTGTTCTTCGCCTCGAGAAGCAGGTTCAGCTCATACTCGTAGCGGTCTCCGCGCACGGAGCGCAGCCAGGGAAGCATGGCGGCCGGGTAGCCGCGGAGGCCGGTCTGGGTATCCGGAATGCGCTCGCCGGTGGCCAGGGCAAAAAGGAGCCGGGTGGCGGAGTTGCCCAGCCGGCTCCGGGCCGGGACATTCCCGGTGAAGCTCCGG
This window encodes:
- a CDS encoding ArsR/SmtB family transcription factor, translated to MNADNSGCPLGADSQYVELAVEVFAMLADATRVRIILALRDGEMAVGALADVVGKSPAAVSQHLAKMRLARMVSTRQDGTRVLYRLENEHARQLVADAIFQAEHALGGEPAHHRAAHPAETSAP
- a CDS encoding alpha/beta fold hydrolase; amino-acid sequence: MAFITVGTENSTDVELYYEDHGSGQPVVLIHGYPLDGSSWEKQTAALLDAGYRVITYDRRGFGKSSKTAEGYDYDTFAADLNTLLTTLDLNDVVLVGFSMGTGEVGRYLGTYGSARVARAAFLGSLEPFLLKTDDNPDGVPQDVFDGLKEAVTADPYAFLAGFFKNFYNSDTFLGTPRLSQEAVNASWNVAAGAGATALVAAQATWLTDFRQDIPKIDVPALIVHGTADNILPIDSTGRLFAKALPDAEYVEIESAPHGLLWTHAAEVNEALLGFLSK
- a CDS encoding carbohydrate-binding domain-containing protein; translated protein: MKKLRTSLSVAALALSLGLAGCSTPSTTAGTASSVGGTSSTAAAGATAAVALDTLDTLAEDTHYDADDLTWDASSEVAVTLADGATVASGSDAVKVDGDTVTISAAGTYRLSGSLANGRIVVAAGESDTVRIILDGARISNSSGSPFVVQSADEAILYLADCTTSSLSDASTYADQGTDAPNAALYSKADLTIAGSGSLAVEGNFNDGISSKDGLVLASGNVTVKAADDGIVGKDYAVLLDGAYQVTAGDDGFKSDNDQDEGRGWVLVNGGTLNVSAADDGVKAYNTLTIAGGTTTVAKSEEGLEAQHIVVSGGTTTVTSNDDGVNASGGSSSSSGGGMGGGGMEVGDYSVDVTGGVLTINAQGDGLDSNGNASISGGTVMVNGPTGNNNGALDVNGELAVTGGTIAAAGSSGMVVTPSDSSTQSGVQVTLGSSVPAGTVIQLADSAGKVVAAFTTTKAAASLVFSSPDIIKGQQYTVYTGGTATAAAGLGGGSLDGATQVGTVTAGQYTAAQGPGGGGGPRG
- a CDS encoding polyphosphate polymerase domain-containing protein is translated as MSAAVGTAVDHLRFLPPVSLEELNAQAALQTRVDRKYIVPLELAGQLLASVRTGMRVLDMDGSRSFAYDSVYFDTANLDSYLLAAHGRRRRYKIRTRTYVDSALSFLEVKTEGSREATVKERIPSRLEDRARLTPEGLAYILETFGASGIKVPALPLEPVLETRYRRTTLYLPESGSRATIDTEVTWQRPGHESWVLHRAVILETKSGSTAGPLDRHLWAAGVRPSRISKFATGMAALRPGLPANRWNRTLRHMALRPMPRAA
- a CDS encoding DUF4956 domain-containing protein is translated as MNSLPFIVADLAAISILTFALYLRRHRRRDLVVSYLGMNVGVLAVATALSGSAAGLGLGLGLFGVLSIIRLRSTELAQHEVAYYFSALALGLIAGLGIEPLWLTLSLMGLILLVMFIGDHPRVLPAYRHQTVILDRAISEDGELHARLEEVLHGKVHSATISELDLVNDKTIVDVRFAYAPAAFPAAPLTAPAYAAPSPAPAPAAAVEPARAVEPAAAQTGAA
- a CDS encoding bifunctional glycosyltransferase family 2/GtrA family protein; this encodes MVILIPAFEPDRQLPALIRSIRSTRPEVPVVVVDDGSGPAFRDVFDGVRTLGCHVVSYARNQGKGFALRAGFGFIADNLPGRDVVCADSDGQHAVADILRVADRVRENRDQQWGTSTMVLGSRSFTGNVPARSRLGNSATRLLFALATGERIPDTQTGLRGYPAAMLPWLRSVRGDRYEYELNLLLEAKNNGYSIESVTIATVYLDHNSGSHFRPLADSARIYAPLLKFLASSFTAFLLDTVVFVLLTAAIDSLLLAVVGARAVSSAVNFLVNRHLVFERGRDTSPRKAGVRYFGLAAVLLAANFGLIRAFEAIAVPALPAKILAEITLLVVSFAVQQRFLFTGGAAMELSAGSRSRTHISA